The Perca fluviatilis chromosome 2, GENO_Pfluv_1.0, whole genome shotgun sequence genome includes a region encoding these proteins:
- the cep43 gene encoding FGFR1 oncogene partner encodes MKSQPETNSLNGVDSRDLVCRDLGLSEVNKNSPLLLELVRRGRHKVPEDVGRPPEEKISPPPVSKIPRYKGTQSHTAAKDPGGDSSLGKADFQPTGFRISETSDRKRDQDLDQDQDQDQDQDQDQDQDLDQDLDLDLEVEDDPDEGDSFFDDPLPKPQKTYGCVDPLREECLSGPVLSHLRRGKSLSDLSVQAADSGDESDDGLSEHSHTSELRKGEGSGARVSPAGSLSEAPRPRGGGSTSEKSHSRNTHSLKGNTTHTHTHTHRVYLGEAGDGKLCSSDDDVEYDDDFNSHRSDLSRSEISIGEEIEEVSIEGPDNSDKFDDITQDLSVSQLSQSHGADYMEEVP; translated from the exons atgAAATCGCAGCCGGAGACCAACTCG ctgAACGGTGTGGACAGTCGGGACCTGGTCTGCAGAGATCTGGGTCTGTCGGAGGTGAACAAgaactctcctctgctgctggagCTGGTCAGGAGAGGACGACACAAAGTCCCCGAG GATGTCGGTCGCCCCCCCGAGGAGAAGATCAGCCCTCCACCGGTCAGTAAG ATCCCCAGATATAAAGGAACCCAGAGTCACACAGCAGCCAAG GATCCGGGGGGCGACTCGTCTCTGGGGAAAGCAGACTTCCAGCCGACGGGCTTCAGAATCAGCGAGACGTCTGACAGGAAGAGGGACCAGGACCtagaccaggaccaggaccaggaccaagaccaggaccaggaccaggaccaggacctgGACCaggacctggacctggacctggagGTGGAGGACGATCCCGACGAAGGAGACTCCTTCTTCGATGACCCGCTGCCCAAACCACAGAAAACCTACGGCTG TGTTGACCCCCTGAGGGAGGAGTGTCTCTCTGGGCCCGTCCTGTCCCACCTGAGGCGAGGCAAAAGCCTCAGCGA tctgtctgtccAGGCTGCTGACTCAGGAGACGAGTCAGATGATGGTCTCTCTGAACACAGTCACACCTCTGAGCTCAG gaagGGGGAGGGGTCCGGGGCCAGAGTGAGTCCAGCGGGGTCCCTGTCAGAGGCCCCGAGACCCAGAGGGGGCGGCAGCACCTCAGAGAAGAGCCACAGCAGGAACACTCACAGTTTAaagggtaacaca acacacacacacacacacacacacagagtgtatCTTGGGGAGGCTGGTGATGGTAAACTCTGTTCCTCAGATGACGACGTTGAATACGACGATGACTTCAACAG ccatCGGTCAGATCTGTCCCGGAGCGAGATCAGCATCGGGGAGGAGATAGAGGAAGTTTCCATCGAGGGACCAGACAACAGCGACAAG TTTGATGACATCACTCAGGACCTGAGCGTCTCTCAGTTGAGCCAGAGTCACGGAGCCGACTACATGGAGGAGGTGCCCTGA